The genomic DNA AAAACGGTAATACGCTGATCTCACTGGCCGGGCCGGACAGCCGTCTGCGCATCAGCGCGCGGGGGATGCAGGAGCGTCTGTGGTTTGGTTACACCGCAGGCTACCGTGAACTGGTGCTGAAAAAGACGCTGGCGCCGTCGTCGCTGAGCATCGTTTATTCGGTGCCGCTGGACGCCGTGCTGGAGCGTATTCGTATTCTGGTGCTCAACGCGCTGTTGCTGAACGTACTCACCGGCATTGCGCTGTTTACCATGGCGCGGATGTACGAGCGGCGTATCTTCTTACCCGCGGAGTCCGACGCGCTGCGCCTGGAAGAGCACGAACAGTTTAACCGCAAGATTGTCGCCTCGGCGCCGGTGGGAATTTGTATTCTTCGCACCCAGGACGGTACGAATATCCTCAGTAATGAGCTGGCGCATAACTATCTGAACATGCTGACCCACGAAGACCGTCAGCGGCTCACGCAGATCATCTGCGGTCAACAGGTCAACTTCGTTGATGTGCTGACCAGCAACAATACCAACCTGCAAATCAGCTTTGTGCATTCGCGCTATCGTAATGAAAACGTGGCGATCTGCGTGCTGGTGGACGTGAGTTCCCGCGTCAAAATGGAAGAGTCGCTGCAGGAGATGGCGCAGGCGGCCGAGCAGGCCAGCCAGTCAAAATCGATGTTCCTGGCGACGGTCAGCCATGAGCTGCGCACGCCGCTGTACGGGATTATCGGTAACCTCGATCTGCTGCAAACCAAAGAGCTGCCGAAGGGGGTCGACCGTCTGGTGACGGCGATGAACAACTCCTCCGGCCTGCTGCTGAAGATCATCAGCGACATTCTCGACTTCTCGAAGATTGAATCCGAACAGCTGAAAATTGAGCCGCGCGAGTTCTCGCCTAAAGAGGTGATGAACCATATTACCGCCAACTACCTACCGCTGGTGGTCAGAAAGCAGCTCGGGATGTACTGCTTTATCGAACCAGACGTGCCGATGAAGCTGATGGGCGATCCGATGCGCCTTCAGCAGGTTATTTCTAACCTGCTCAGCAACGCGATTAAGTTCACCGACATCGGCTGCATCGTATTGCACCTGAAGCGGGAAGGGTACTACCTGAGCATCAGCATTCGTGATACCGGCGTGGGCATTCCGGGTAAAGAGGTGGTGCGCCTGTTTGACCCGTTCTTCCAGGTCGGTACCGGCGTGCAGCGTAATTTCCAGGGCACGGGGCTGGGGCTGGCGATTTGTGAAAAGCTGGTCAATATGATGGATGGCGACATCGCCGTTGATACCGAGCCGGGCATGGGTAGCCAGTTTACGCTGCGCATTCCGCTGTACGGTGAACAGCCGCAGATGCCGCTCGAGATTGACGGGCTGGCGAAGATCCGCTGCTGGCTGGCGGTGCGCAACGCCTCGCTTGCCGACTTTATTCATACGCTGCTCTCTTTCCACGGTATCGACGTGCGCAATTATGGCGGCGAGACGCCGGGGCCGGACGATCTGCTGATCGCCGATGATACCCTGTCGCAGCCTTGGGCTGGCCGGGCGGCGGTCGTCTTCTGCCGCCGGCATATCGGTATTCCGCAGGAATTCGAGCCCGGGCAGTGGGTGCACAGTATTGTGTCGCCGCATGAGTTGATGACCCTGCTGGGCCGTATTTATCGCGTGAAGGTAGAAACCGGCGACGCGGCTGAGCTGCAGGCGGCGCATGAAGCGCCGGCGGACAGCAACGACGATATGATGATCCTGGTCGTCGACGATCATCCGATCTACCGCCGTCTGTTGGCCGATCAGCTGGGATCGTTGGGCTATCAATGCAAAACCGCTAATGATGGCGTCGACGCGCTGAACGTGCTGAGCAAGAACCACATTGATATCGTGCTGAGCGATGTGAACATGCCGAATATGGACGGCTACCGTCTGACGCAGCGCATCCGCCAGCTGGGGCTGACCCTGCCGGTGGTGGGCGTGACGGCGAATGCGCTGGCCGAAGAGAAGCAGCGCTGCCTGGAGTCGGGCATGGACAGCTGTCTGTCGAAGCCGGTTACGCTGGATGTGCTCAAACAGACATTAACGGTTTATGCCGCAAGGGTGCGTAAAGCGCGGGAATAGGCCGGATAAGGCAACGCCGCCATCCGGCGCTGGGTGCAGGTTTGCCCGATGGCGCTGCGCTTATCGGGCCTACGGAATGCAGGCCCGATGTGCAGCAATGCTTAGTCTTTGTCTGACGGCGACAGCGTCACGGAGGAGAGGTAGTTCAGCAGCGCGATGTCGTTTTCCACGCCCAGTTTCATCATCGCCGATTTTTTCTGGCTGCTGATGGTTTTGATGCTGCGGTTCAGCTTCTTGGCAATCTCGGTCACCAGGAAACCTTCAGCGAACAGGCGCAGTACTTCGCTCTCTTTTGGCGACAGACGTTTGTCACCGTAGCCGCCGGCGCTGATTTTCTCCAGCAGGCGAGAGACGCTTTCCGGGGTGAATTTTTTGCCTTTCTGCAGCGCAGCCAGCGCCTTAGGCAGATCGGTCGGCGCGCCCTGTTTCAGCACGATCCCTTCGATA from Klebsiella sp. WP3-W18-ESBL-02 includes the following:
- the rcsB gene encoding response regulator transcription factor RcsB yields the protein MNNMNVIIADDHPIVLFGIRKSLEQIEWVNVVGEFEDSTALINNLPKLDAHVLITDLSMPGDKYGDGITLIKYIKRHFPGLAIIVLTMNNNPAILSAVLDLDIEGIVLKQGAPTDLPKALAALQKGKKFTPESVSRLLEKISAGGYGDKRLSPKESEVLRLFAEGFLVTEIAKKLNRSIKTISSQKKSAMMKLGVENDIALLNYLSSVTLSPSDKD
- the rcsC gene encoding two-component system sensor histidine kinase RcsC yields the protein MKYLVSFRTTLKVSRYLFRALALLLWLLIALISVFYIVNALHQKESEIRQEFNLNSDQAQRYFQRTSDVIKELKYIAENRLTAANGVMPAGALKDTSDVPDFEPLFSDSDCGALDTTWRGPLESLAWFLRYWRENFSAAYDLNRVFLVGSDNLCMANFGLREMPVERTEALKELHQRIVDYRNAPQDDRGGNLFWVGQGPRQSVGYFYALTPVYLANRLQALLGVEQTIRAENFFTPGSMPMGVSILDENGNTLISLAGPDSRLRISARGMQERLWFGYTAGYRELVLKKTLAPSSLSIVYSVPLDAVLERIRILVLNALLLNVLTGIALFTMARMYERRIFLPAESDALRLEEHEQFNRKIVASAPVGICILRTQDGTNILSNELAHNYLNMLTHEDRQRLTQIICGQQVNFVDVLTSNNTNLQISFVHSRYRNENVAICVLVDVSSRVKMEESLQEMAQAAEQASQSKSMFLATVSHELRTPLYGIIGNLDLLQTKELPKGVDRLVTAMNNSSGLLLKIISDILDFSKIESEQLKIEPREFSPKEVMNHITANYLPLVVRKQLGMYCFIEPDVPMKLMGDPMRLQQVISNLLSNAIKFTDIGCIVLHLKREGYYLSISIRDTGVGIPGKEVVRLFDPFFQVGTGVQRNFQGTGLGLAICEKLVNMMDGDIAVDTEPGMGSQFTLRIPLYGEQPQMPLEIDGLAKIRCWLAVRNASLADFIHTLLSFHGIDVRNYGGETPGPDDLLIADDTLSQPWAGRAAVVFCRRHIGIPQEFEPGQWVHSIVSPHELMTLLGRIYRVKVETGDAAELQAAHEAPADSNDDMMILVVDDHPIYRRLLADQLGSLGYQCKTANDGVDALNVLSKNHIDIVLSDVNMPNMDGYRLTQRIRQLGLTLPVVGVTANALAEEKQRCLESGMDSCLSKPVTLDVLKQTLTVYAARVRKARE